The sequence TAATGAGATGATATCACTAGCACAATTGTGTCCATGTCCTTGTCATGTGGTCCCTATCATCTCTCTGACTTAACTATGGGTTGTCCTATCACCCTGCCAAGGCTGGTATTGTAGTCTGCATACCAGTTACCTTGACACACTGTTAGGGGTTGGCAGGGTACCTCCTGGTAGTTATCTGTATGTCCATTACCCGAGGCTTATTTGTATATCAATTCAATCTTGTTTtggcactcacacacacagtttcagAGCTGTTGGATCAATCCAAGGGCCTGCCTGGGATATGCCACTCTGGTTATCTTTTAAGGAGGGATGACAAGTACCGCTGGCACCGATCCTGGTGCAAGGCAGACAGCAAAGAAATGAAACTATTCATATACGAAGATCTCAATGAAGAGATACTCATTCGATCCTTCTCTCTCGACGGTGTGACCACACGCTTCGGTCCCCATCCCGTACCAGACTCGGACAAGGAGAACAGTTTTGCTATCTGTGGAATTGGAATAGCCATTGAGCCGTTGAATGTACCAACTACTGAATTGAATGATTCCAATGGCCTTGTGTCTCCTGCCCCTCCCACCTCCAATGGGAGTAGCTCCATTGATGAAGCATACTTTGCTGCTTACTCCGACAGTGACTATCGACAGTGGAAGGatgtactgcacatgctcactGGCTCTAGAGAGTCATCACGCATCTCTCTGTCATATCTGGACAATCCCCAATGGCTGGGAACACACGACTCCACCTCAACCAGCTCTTCCAGTTTTGGCTCTAACAGAGAATCTATGATTTCCACGACATCGTCTGTGAACCGTAACTCTGGCAAGATCGAGATATCAGAGCTTGCTAGGATGGATGGTGGTGTTGGGGAGGACTCTGTGAAGGACTCTATGAAGAGACTGTCAGCTGCCAAGCAACAGCAACCACTCCCATCACCACCGCACGTACCTCATGTCCTGGTGAGTACGGAGGgcagcagaggaggtccgaatcactacaagttcagtgcattgatgtcacgTGATAACGTGTCCAGGCCAATGCAccagcacttgtagtgattcgtgtgCGCATGGTCGGACTCCTCTGCTGGGGTAGTAATAACGTACTTTCATTGAGTGGTTTGTCATTAGTAATGTTTGCATTGGAATTAGTTCCAAGTAGTTAGTTTTGGGCACTTAGGGTATTGTGTGCGAGCAGTCTGATCTTTTGTCAACACTTGTCCTGTCAAAATTGTATTATTCTAAGCCATGCACTGGACAAAATAATCATACATTTCCTTTAAACTTTAAAAGAAATAAACGCTCAGGAAACACTCGAGATTAGCCATATTGCAAGGAAAACTGAGTGTTTCCAGAATGTATTATTTAATGATTATTTCGCCCAGTGTGGACTCTTGAGTAATCTTAGTTTATTGACATGGGAATACAGTAGCGCTACTAGCCGTGAGTATAGGACTGAGCTAATGAGCTACAGCTGCTGTTGTTTGCCCCCCAGTCTCCTCTGTATTCAAGAGGTGTAGCCAGCTCAGACCATGACTAGCATTGAGACTGTGAATACACTCGGCCCGTCCCTGTAACATGAGCCTAATAGCACCATCATTCATGATCAATGCTTGACTCCCCGGTGCAATAAGATAGTGCATCATTTGACTGTGTAAGTTGTGGGTTATTCAACAGATTGAACAACTTTCAGAATGTATAGTGCCTAGTTCCTACAAGGCTCTGTTGCCTTAAGGCAGTACCTACACTGTGTTTACTCCCTATTTGAACTTATGTTATTGTGAATAATGCTGAGCTGGTGTATTGTATCAGCAGCTTGAGTTTGTGGTGCAACAGATGTTGTGGTTACCGTTCTAATTCTGTTAATGGCATGTCTATGGCAGTGTAGTACATACCACTATATTGTGGCCTCCTTTATAATTAGCTGGTGGTTTCAACAGCTGTcttacacacaccacacacaccctcacaccacacacaccctcacacaccctcacacatcacacaccctcacacacacacagccggaGAACGTGCCACTACCTGACGACGATGACGACAACGGGAGTGTAGGGACCATCTACGAGAGCATTGACAACCTAGTCTCACAGTTTGATGATGCCATGAGAGCTACGGCCGCAGCTATGGGTCAGATCGGACAAAATATGAAGTCTGGGGGAAAGAAACGCAAGAAGAAGCACAACGTGTTGTCTCGTCAGACATCGTTCCTTACCCGGGGTAAGACAGGAAGTAAATCCAACTTCCTGTCTGATAAGAAGTCCGAGTTAGAGAGAGGGGACAAGTACACTGGCTACTTGTTCAAGAAGACCTCCAGTGGCTCGTGGAAGAAGAGGTGGTGCACTCTCAAGGGTTGCGTGTTTGGATATTACAAGTAAGTGCTGTTCCTTGTACCCCCCCTGTGTACCCCCCCCCTGTGTACCCCCCCCTGTGTTATAATCGTCAAATTAAACAGTTTGTTTGAAAATGTAGTTGTTAAAACCAACGATTTTTTAGCAAACTGGGAACCGGCATGACTTACTTCCACAATAATTGGGCTGAAAATTTAGACTTACAACAAAAATGTGAAGTATTGTGTTGCAGTAGAGGACCACGgcataccagaggaggtatgacaggCGAGTGCAGCTCTAGCAATTAGTCTTTGATTGGGCAATAAGTATCTGCCCACACTGTGTGTTGTTGCTCagtgtaatcagaggctaattgcttgcatcacgcctgtcgtacctcctctgatgccGTACAGTTAATAGTTGGTAAAATGAAAAGTTAAAATTAGATCCATTTATGCTCTGTGTAATCATATACCATTGACCCCCGTTTGACCTCTACTGCTACAGGGGACCAGAGGAGGGTCATGGACGTGAGTACGTGGTGCTGGACGCAGAGGTCAGCAGGGTCAACGACACCAAACGCTCGTTTGCCTTCTCCCTGATGTGTAAGGGAGTGGATGAGATGTTCCTAGCTGCAGAGGATGATCATCTGTACGAGGCTTGGATGGCAAGACTTAACACAGCATCAAGAAATCATGGTACGAGTCTTCTTAGTCTTTGTAGGCTTACAAGCATAGTCTTTAGTTACATAGATGAGTATCTTTTTttatatgtactgtactgtacttgcATTGGTCTAGTCGTTGactccccccccctcacacccctcacaggAGAATACTCAAATGCCTGGACTAACTGGCAGAGTGAGGAGAACCTAGCCGGCGGCcccaaggtgtgtgtgtgtgtgtgtgtgtgtgtgctgtcaCTAGCCATATATGGTAATTGTTTGATGTTGTGACAACTGTACGATAGCATCTTTGATCATCCATAACATGATTCAACTAAAGGCTTGAAAGAAGTCCTTTTGGGATAGTATGTCCATTAGCAACGTTGCCGAAAAATGACTCATGATTTTAATACACCGTCTGAAAGTGCTTACtttaagctttcataaaatcaaTGAACTAAATTATGGCTAtaatgtattattattttggctAATGTACATGAGATCTTACAGCTTTGATATTACCATGGGCAATTgactattatacatgtacacaggttgAGGAGGGTATCTACAGTGTCCCCAGCTCTCTGCCAATGGACACCTTGCTCATACCTCGAGCTGCCACCACCATGACACCAGAGAGAGCCATCGAGACTGGCATCTACAGTGTGCCCAAGTTCCTACTAGAGccaatgaccacacccacaaccaCACCCATCGACGGAGTACAACGTAAGGACACACACTAGTACAGAATAGCCACTCAGTATATCCAATGGAATGTACCCAGAATTTTCTAAGCGGTGACTTATTTTTAAATTTCACACATAAATTTAATTTTTTTAATCTGTAATTAAGAGGAAgttatttttgtctagaggtggttagtaccaaccaccactgaccagtgtgggcacatcactgGACTGTGTTCTTGCTCAGTGTAATAACTCAGTTACTTCTCTTCATGCAGGCAATGTGTCTGACATCTATGACGTGCCTCGTGCCTCCATTTCACCGGATGAAGAGGGCATCTATGATGACCCGTACGACATACTGGACATGGAGATCTACGACTACCCTCCGGATGTGACCGACTTGTACCGCTTCCTCGAGGAGTCCAGCCTGGACACACCCGAACACAGCACACGTACGAGCACCATCACCGTGACGACTGATAGGACCAGCTCCACCATCTCTGAGGACAGCTGGAGGACCATGTCCCTGCCTCCACTACCACCGGGGGCAAGACCTTTCTCTGTCATATCATCAGATGAGTACCAGGtaaaagctacatgtaggacaCTCtccgtgtgtgtatgtgtgtttatAGACTGTGTGTTGTTTGAAATTAGATTGCTCAgattatggcctctcaaagttagctctggAAACAGGCCCATTATTAGCACTTACTTATAGCGCATGCTTTTTcccacatataattatattcactgTGTGTTTAGCTGTGATGATTATTGATGGTGTATGTTGTTTTTGTTGTACAGAGCAACCGCAACTCCACCGTGAGTGTTGACAGTAGCTACACGTTCCCTCGGAACCAACCACCTCTTGACCTCCACTCGATAGTTGAGCGACCTCTTGCTAGCCCCACTGCCCCCGAGTATCCTGATACCAGCTCTCTTGAGTTCGGCCAGTGTATTATGCGCGGACATCTTCACAAGAGGGAGAGACTCACTTGGACAaaactgtactgtataatacGCAACAATTTCCTCGAGTGTCACAAGAGCCAAGGTGGCGGGTACGTCCCGGCACTCAAGCTATTCCTTCCCGGGAGTGATATTAAACCCGGAGGCGGGGACAGCAAGCGCAGACACGCCCTCCAAGTGAAACACCCACGCAGAGACGGGGTGTTGGTGTTTGCCACAGAGACGCCAGAGGAGTACCCTCAATGGGTGAAGGCGTTTCAATCCGGAGCCTCCATTCAAGTCCAGGCTGTGAATAACGTTGAGGAGATGAGGATCAGTGACCTAGAGATGAAGAGACGATGGACTACTGACTCCAGGGAACCACCCTCCAATGACACTGAGGTGAGAACTATACTGTATTCTCTAGTGGGATAGATAAATCACAAGAGCTTGTACGTGTACAACAGTTTAATTTAATTAGCAAGAGCTTAATACCTGTACAACAGGTATAGATAATCAATTAGCAATTAAGAGCTTACACAGTctgccatgtacatgtacataaattgACAAAAAACTTTCAACCTTTGTGCACATGTTATGTTCGTTAGTACCCACCCTCATACCCCCCCCCTCTCATACAGGGCTGGAATGGTACCCTCCCTCGTCGCAAGACTTACTCCAACGACAACAAACCCGGTAGCAACGCTACAGAGGAGTACTCCACTGATACTCTCAAGAGACGCAGACGCTTCACACTGGGTAAACTCACCAAGAAGAAGGACAAGAAAGTCGCAAGTACTCCCGAGCTAAAGCGGCCTCCCATCGCCATTCCCCCAGTCAACTTCATTCAAGACAGCAGGCGCAGTGTGTCTTGTGAAGAGCTGCCAGGAGCTGTTGAAATAGCTGCAGCTATAGAGTCCCATCAAACCATAGGCCCGGATGGACTGCTCAGGTTCCAGGGCTACCTCAGTGTCCATAGATATGGTGCCAACACAAACTTTATCCGCTACTGGTGCGTATTTGATGGCACATTGATCAGTTGTTTCATCAACCAACTGGACCTCACCCTCACAATGTCGGTCACTCTACCTGGATCACAGATATCAGAGGCCTTCACTGAAGCTGGCAGACCACATGCCTTCAAAGTATGGCACATGGAGACTGGGCAGTGCATCTTCTTTGCGGCTGATAATGAACGGGAATTTAATCAGTGGtttacagttgttacacagaATGCTGATCAGATACCCACCCCTCAGCAAGGCGGTGGAAAAGTGGTGTTTTTCGTTGTTCCTGGCTCTGATTTGAGAGTGAAATCGTTCCACGTTCGTCAGCGAAGCAATTCCCTCCCGACGTCCCCAGTAGAGGAGGTTACAGCGGGGGACACTGGGTCCACGGCTAGCGGGAACACTGGACACGGGTCCAACGACACTCCCGTCAATACCTTCTATCGTGGACACCTCAAGAAAGCCTCCAACTCACATTCTGGCAAGTGGAAGGAACGTTACTGCGTGGTGAAGGATGGACAGTTGTCTCTGTTTCACAATCAAGGGGACAAATCAGCCATCACGTCCATCGACCTCCTAGGCTGCTCTATTGAGCTGGTCAGTGTACCTCGCTCGAGCGCCTACAAGTTGGTGTTTAAAGTGAACCTCAGCTCTGGAGATAAGACCCACACCTTTGCTGCCCCCTCTGAGACTGAGATGTATGCCTGGGTGAGTGCCTTGAGGGACAGCTCCTGTGAGACACAATCTCAGAATGAACTGTCCACTGGAGGATCCAACAACAGCTCTCCTGCTCTATCcgtgagtacacacacagacactatATACGATTAGAAATTACCTTTAGGCCACCCATTTAGAACAcacgctacatgtacattcacaTGTAATGTACTTTATTCTCATTACTGGTACAAATTAGTCTCATTATCAGTACAAATTTTATTCTCAATGCAAATGTGTTTCCATTGTAGTAGTCAGGAGAGTGCATTTTCATGTAACTAAATTCTCCTCTTCTCTCTATGTAGGGCAAAGCTTCTCTCCGGAAGAAGCTCAGTAAAGCGAAGCTCTCTGAAGTGGACCTCATCAGCTATGTAGCAGCCTCTACTCTCATCAACCCTGCCATCAGTGGGTTTGCTGATGTTCAAGTCAGTCCTGAATCTTGGTCCCGCTTCTGGTGTGTCCTGCACAGCGATTGCCTCTACATCTACCAAACACAACAGTCGACGGCTACAATCAAGACTGTTGTATTGCCTGGATATGACATCCACGTAGCTGATCCCCTCACCTATAAGAGGCAATATGCTATTCTCCTGAACCACAGCGGAGTGGCTCCTGTGTGTATAGCCGTTAACGATGAGCTGGAGCTCAACCAATGGCTGTCAGCATTGGACAGGGGTGCCCGAGGCGAGGGTCTCAACAGCAAGTTAGAGAAGAGGACCAGTAAGCCACTGCTGGACGAGAAGGCACTGGGTAGTGGGAAGATGACCTCTCGTGGTAGTGGTGGCAGCAACAAGAAGGGACCAGTGAGGGCAGACCACACCATCAGCACTCTCAAGGTGAGCTCACAATTCAGTGTGTGTCATAATGTACATATTTGGGAACTCTTCAaacaacagccataacttgaattccgtggatccaatttcaaaatgttcatgattttctgaaagcttacaaaaATACCattcaaatggtgtgttttaATCCAAACTTTCatcggggccctaatttgtcatttttcagccttggaccatgggctattattcatggtaggACCAAATTGGCAGATACTTTTATTGCTCAAATaagaactttgatgacaccatttgaaaggcctctttctaagctttcagaaaatcagaaaatcgttaaAATTGGATACACAAACTTTAAGTtgtggcagctgaaagagttctGAACCGAGATTAAactgaaggggggggggggtagttgaacatctttcaacagccgtaactttagtaccgttgatccaatgtcaaaaattttatgattttctgaaagcttagaatgatatctttcaaataatgtgtttcaatccaaaattttgttggggccctaatttgtgatttttcggccttggaccatgggctattattcatgatACGGCCAAATTGGTAAATATTTTTATTACTCAAATaaaaactttgatgacaccattggaaaggtatctttctaagcgtTCAGAAAATGTTTGACATTGAATCAACGGTACAAAAGATAGAGCTGTTTTATTTATTATGCATTGCTGAAATGTTGTGTTGCTAGAATGAAGTATTTTATGTGTGTACTGGCCAGACCCCACCAAAAAATATTTGTATAAACAGTCCCTAACCCCGCCCCCTGTACAGGACGGAGGTTCTGTTGACTCTATCCCCTCGTCCATCAATAAGAGCCCTGAAGTTCATCAAGACTCTGTTATTCGTCGCTTTGAAAAGAGGATCCGTAAAACCCACCGAGTTGCCAACCAAACAGAGCAGAAACTAAAGGAGCATCAAACAGCTTTACTGCACTTTAAGAAAGAGCTATCTCGCCACCTGATAAAGTTGAAAGAACTCTCAGAATCGGGTGAAGCTAGTGCCAAACGAAGACTCGATGACGTCCGTAAGAAACTAGCACAAGTTGATAAGATTGTTCCGTACCTTGGCAAGTATGTGGCTGTGAATAGACAAGCTGAGGGGCAGACTGTGGCCGTACTCAAGGAGTGCTGTACTATGGAGATACAGAAAATGGCGAGAGCTTCTATCTATCCTGAAACTAGCACACCCAAGGAGAACAGGAGCAAGAGTGCTAGGAGCAGTAAAGATCACACGGACACCATCGAGGAACTGGTGAAAGAGGAGAGTCCATACGCATCGCTCACTGAGATAATGCCAGAGGTACAAAAGATCAAAGCCAAGAGTAACTATGCCCAGCTGGACTTTAGTCGAGTGCCCTCTCCTGAGGGTACAATAAGACCCCCCTCTGTGAACTATGCTGAGGTACAGATCGGCTCCGGAGGGAAGGGAGTGATATTGAATGGGACTGTGCCAGCTCCGAGTATTGCCACTCACTCAACTATCGCTGTTGCCCTTGGAGACGAGAGTAGTGTACCTACCGAGGGTGCTAGTGAGGGTGatgtatcacatgacatcactcTGACACCAGAGAATGCCGCTACCCTCACACCCCCGACACCACGACATCTAGAGACAGTACAAGAGGTTGCCAGCACACCTCCCAGTCCAAGTCatccaccccccacagtgccGCCTCCTCCACCCCCTGCAGAGCCGATTATTGTATcaataccccccacagtgccaccccctacaaaaacaattattgcaccgacaccccccacagagctaCCGGAAGTCGTTCCACCACCACCAAAAACATTTgaattaccccccacagataTTCCCATTgtacccccaccccccacagagctgATCACAGATGATGTTGctagaccccccacagtgcctCAACGATCATCTTCGCTGGAGCCTCCCACAAGCACAGATTCATCGCCCACACACAAGGCCCCCCCTAGAGTGGCGAGGAAACCCTCTAAGAGTATGAACGGTCGCATTGAGGGGGCGGATAGGGAGACGACGTCACCGGCCCGACAAGATGTCACCTCCGTACTCTCCTCAGTACCCAGCGTCATGGACAGAATCAAGGTACGCTATATagttatatgtacatgtaaagtacatgtatacagtagtgtatgTGTGTCGGCATGTTAGCAGTAAAAAAACATCACTTTTTTCATTCActttttctttctttcctcCATCTGCAGGCTCTTCACGGGAAACCCTGAACATTTGTATAGCTACTGTTTGTACTAAAACTTTCTCTCTCAACTttcctacatgtattatatattGCTCTGTTTGTATGCTAGCTGCACATCACATGCACTGTGTTATACCCACTGTTTATCCAATTAATTGTTCTCAAATTAAAGATTTGaatttcacataattattaaacagtCTGCATGTTATTCACCAGTGTATAAAATAAAGAGAGCACATGAGACtatataattaccgtatataatTTTGCTATACAACATTGTTCAGTGCCTAGAGAGTTCATTGTGAAGGAATGGCCTCTTCCTTGCCCTTGTATCGCCTCTTGCCATAGCTGAATGGGAGGTACCTGTAGCGAACCATGtgctgtgggggtgtgtgtgtgtggtgagggtgtgtgtatatagtgggggtgtgtgtggcgtgtgtgtgtgtgtgtatagtggggaggggggagtgATAAAAATAACATGCCTATAGTCATCtaatattatataataattatatatagctacgcACACAATTATAGACATCATACTCCGTAGtagaaccatagataaaagagagaAATGGATAGGAAACGGATCACGTGATCCCATAAGCTGCATATAAAATACATACACTGAGCTAAGATACAGCCGTGTTTCGCTCCCAAACCCCCAGGAAAACTACTTCTATGGCTGTTTTGAAAAATTCAGACCTTTCCAAGTCTCCCTACCACTTCAATTTAATGTCCTTTTATACTAGGTATCATTTGGAAATAACAGAAACTTTTTTGGGATTGCtaagaagtagctagaggtacagaAACATTGCTTTCACTACTTAGGATGTTTCTTGTACCAATAACACCTATAATACAGCTAGAACAACCTATAtaagtagtgtactgtgtgtcatATAGCCTCAAGTATTAAACAGAAGTAAAAGTTCAGCAGCAGGGttctcacactgacagtaagacaatcatttgtctcttttttgtgtttttggcCATTTTTTTCCATGTACAGTTGGTGGCCTCAAATGAATCCCGGGGaaacgcggatagttttcgaggcgcTAAGTGTTTCCTATCCATTtgtctcttttatctatggtaGAACAAGCATACCTTGATCTGCCTTCTCATGGTGATGACCAGGAGCATGATGAAGTAGATAACCAGGATAGGCCAAAACACGGGGATGTTGAACAGAGAGAAGAAGGTGCAAAACAGAGCTATCAGAATAGACCGTATCGCAGACAACCTGAacaagaacacacacacacacagggatgATAGTACCACAGGAGCGCACACACATAGAGGGATGataggaacacacacacacacacacacgtggcACATGATAGTACCACAGAGTACAATGTCAGTGCAACTCACCAAAACTTAAATTCTGGTAATCGTCGAATGAATGGTTTGAACTCTTCATTAGACGATGTCGGCAATCCTGGTCCATCCTCTGCAGACAACAACACAGACACAGTCAGTACATAGCTACATGCtcagtaactataattattaccgatATCATCCTCTTCTGCTGCGGCCGGGTCAAACTTTGGAGTGAGGAACGCTATGAAGAGGTTGAGGAGGTAGATGGCCAGGGCGTAGGTGACTATGTACCAGCCTTGCAAGAAGTACACTCTCACAAAATAGAGGAGCAATAGAACAGTGCAGCCTATCCAACGAGGGATGGGGAATGGGACTACCAAGTCTAGGTATTTTTGGtacgcctgtgtgtgtgggggggtagtgagtgtgtgtgtgtgttgtggggggggtagtgagtgtgtgtgtgtgttgtgggggggggtagtgtgtgtgtgtgtgtgtggatactAGATTACATAGATAGCCACTTACTATAGATATTCGCTGAAATATTGAGGGACTCGAACTTGTCACAAGTGGATCTGCATAATTGTggaacagatgaatggggtgTGTCTGTAACATGATATTAGAGTCTCTGGAAACGCTCACAAGCTCTCTTCACTATGGCAATAATAGTATCAGTACGTTAACTCACCACTCATCTTCTCTGTGCTCTCTCAAAGGGTCTCCTCAGTCAACAATGGAGCATAGTCCAGTCACTATTCAACTCTTTGTGTTGGTTTAATCTCAATATTACAGAAATGGCAAGTTATTCGCATTAATTGaaagaggtcaaagttcagaGAGAAAGGTTGCGGTATGATAGGAACGaatcgttataattattgagaggtcaaagttcaaagaGAGTGTTCCGTTTGGAAGGAATCGTTAAGAAGATAACCTTAAATCGTATCCAGAGAGATGTCGTGCAGCAGTGGATCTGCAGCTCGTCCTTCGCTGCCAAGCGAGCTGGAGTGGGTCAGTTGTGTAGCGTGTGGGAGGAGCTATGAATCTGAGCTCTTGTTGTCCAACTGTGGACACATTTACTGCTTGCAATGTAAAGGTATGTATGAGTTGGTTGCACTGCACACACGTGTACGTAACCATGGTATCGTTGTGCAGATCAGGGACGACAGCATTGTACACTGTGTAACAGGTCGGCCATCAAGTTCATGCCAATCACTGCAGATATTAAGGTATATATTctttataaattattatggttgTATGTATCTATGGCAACACAGCGAAACCCTCAAGTGGGTCATCTGTTTTGCAATGTGAACCAGACACTCAAGAGCATCCTCGATGTAAGCTCCAACTCTAACACAATACCCTCTAGTCTGTATAGTATTCTTATTCCCACAACAACTTTAATAcctgtataattttatacatacatgtaggtgattGTCTTCCAAGATATGCACAAGAGAGCGCACATCAGGAAGGTTGGTGGTACCTTACTACATATGACAGTGTACAATTATTCATTCTGGTTACACAGATGAACTCCATGAGGCGTGGTGTGCCCCAACACTCTCAGCAGACATTGCAACAGAAGCTGATGGAGAGAAGGCAACAAGTTAGTGTAGTGTTGCTAGGTTGTTGGACATTTGCCTTTGATGGCCCATAACTTATGTTGGGAATGTCTAATTTCAAAgctaaaagatgcatttagtagctgtttggtagtgctacaatatcGTGTGCTTTGATCAGCAATTGCTTTCGGGCCCAAGTGTTGCATTTTCAggaaaaaagcgtgggctattaGTGGGTGTTTTCAGAATCAGGCTTGTTTCTCGATGCTaaccataacttgtgttgggaaCATCCAATTTCCTCTGCAGTAGTGAGATCAACATAATAGTAGATTCCTATTGGTGGTCCATAGTAACAGTGTTCCATTTTTCTGCAGACTATTGCTACTCTGAAGGAGGCAGAACAGCTGGTGAGGGAAATGAGGGCACTGGGGCTGCAGAATGGAGACATGTTGTGCTACCCTAATAGCAGTGGGGACAAAGTAAATGGAATGAACATATTGCAAATGAGTGTCAAGTTAATCAACGCAACCAAGCCTGGGTCTGACCTACACAAGGTTGCTGCACTGCTGAAACAATCACCCTCGATACGACAATCCAAGAATTACTGCAATACGCCCTCGTCCAAAACAGTGCCAACCAACACTCCTCAGTTGGCTGCTATGAGATCCACTCCTGTGTCTATGATGAGTACTTCATCACTGcaacccacacccacacacacggcaaAGACAGGAGCAcaacccacacccacacctgtgTCCACGAAAACACCATCCTCACAGCATGGTACCAAGAGCTACTTCACAGCCAAAGGTTCAGCAGCTCGATCAGTGCCCCCCAAAGTAGTGACCCCCAGAGCAGCGTCGAGGGGGCAGTC comes from Halichondria panicea chromosome 3, odHalPani1.1, whole genome shotgun sequence and encodes:
- the LOC135334112 gene encoding protein RER1-like; this encodes MSDPLVTSSSPSIFQRISIAYQKYLDLVVPFPIPRWIGCTVLLLLYFVRVYFLQGWYIVTYALAIYLLNLFIAFLTPKFDPAAAEEDDIEDGPGLPTSSNEEFKPFIRRLPEFKFWLSAIRSILIALFCTFFSLFNIPVFWPILVIYFIMLLVITMRRQIKHMVRYRYLPFSYGKRRYKGKEEAIPSQ
- the LOC135334108 gene encoding mucin-2-like isoform X1, yielding MSCSSGSAARPSLPSELEWVSCVACGRSYESELLLSNCGHIYCLQCKDQGRQHCTLCNRSAIKFMPITADIKRNPQVGHLFCNVNQTLKSILDVIVFQDMHKRAHIRKMNSMRRGVPQHSQQTLQQKLMERRQQTIATLKEAEQLVREMRALGLQNGDMLCYPNSSGDKVNGMNILQMSVKLINATKPGSDLHKVAALLKQSPSIRQSKNYCNTPSSKTVPTNTPQLAAMRSTPVSMMSTSSLQPTPTHTAKTGAQPTPTPVSTKTPSSQHGTKSYFTAKGSAARSVPPKVVTPRAASRGQSPMVTPQSKRAAHHLHTPTNSVMAHQFGLSSFSGSVRRPLPQQRGSMPPPPPPPTLPLLTGAHPNSSFMIAGSTPMSVSSASPKDLYSHNRRLPSSHITPSPRVYHTPQSLQQHSGGSQRSSVRRSAEAPGPYLTPSGSSSRKRTLVTPDSGRLSLRARPAGGRLVRTGTDYQSPSPMTQGTTPSSTARLPNSARMDVC
- the LOC135334108 gene encoding mucin-2-like isoform X2; translated protein: MSCSSGSAARPSLPSELEWVSCVACGRSYESELLLSNCGHIYCLQCKDQGRQHCTLCNRSAIKFMPITADIKRNPQVGHLFCNVNQTLKSILDVIVFQDMHKRAHIRKMNSMRRGVPQHSQQTLQQKLMERRQQTIATLKEAEQLVREMRALGLQNGDMLCYPNSSGDKVNGMNILQMSVKLINATKPGSDLHKVAALLKQSPSIRQSKNYCNTPSSKTVPTNTPQLAAMRSTPVSMMSTSSLQPTPTHTAKTGAQPTPTPVSTKTPSSQHGTKSYFTAKGSAARSVPPKVVTPRAASRGQSPMVTPQSKRAAHHLHTPTNSVMAHQFGLSSFSGSVRRPLPQQRGSMPPPPPPPTLPLLTGAHPNSSWSTPMSVSSASPKDLYSHNRRLPSSHITPSPRVYHTPQSLQQHSGGSQRSSVRRSAEAPGPYLTPSGSSSRKRTLVTPDSGRLSLRARPAGGRLVRTGTDYQSPSPMTQGTTPSSTARLPNSARMDVC